CTGCTGAAGCCCCACTGCACGCAGAGCCGTGAGCGCGTGAAGTCGAGCGCTGAGCAGGTGGTGGTCGTCGCGCACGACACGACCGGATTTGAGTATGCAGGAGCGGGCCGCAAAGGGCTTGGACGAATGCTGCGAAGCGAACGAGGCTTCTACGGCCATTTCTCCTTGGCGGTGCGGCCGGACGAAAATCGGGAGCCGCTCGGAATCCTCAGCTTCATTCCGCTCGTCCGAAAAGGGCAGCCCAAGAAGCAGACGACGACTGCGGCGCAACGCAACCCCGCCAAGGAATACCTTCGCTGGGTTCAAGGCATCGAGCAGAGCGAGAAGCAGCTGGCGGGCACCAAACGCGTGATTCACACCGCTGACCGCGAGAGCGACTCCTACGAAATCATCTCCAAGCTGAGCCAAGAGGGCTGGGGCTTTGTGCTGCGGCTCAAGTTCAACCGGAACATCCTTGCCGACAATGAAGCCGCCAAGCTGTACGACATTTTAGAGCAGGCCCAAGGCGTCATTGAGCGAGAGGTGCCCTTGGGGTTTCGAGAAGCCTCCAAGAGCCCAGCGACCCGCAAGCTCTACCCTCCCAGAGAGGCACGACTGGCAACGCTTGCGTTCGCCGCCCGGCGGGTCAGACTGCTTCGTCCCGTTGCACTCGCGAGAAAGACCTATCCGGACTTCCTTGACGTCAACGTCGTGCGTGTATGGGAGCCCAACCCACCGCCGGGCGAAGAACCCATCGAGTGGAAGCTCGTCACGAGCGAACACATCGATGCACCCGAGCAGGTTTTGCGTGTGGTCGACTACTACCGCTGCCGCTGGCGCATTGAAGAGTTCAACAAGGCGCTCAAGACGGGCTGCAAGGCGGAGGCTCGTCCACTCATCGAGTTGGGTGCGCTCCTGAACGCCATTGCTATCTTGACTCCTATCGCGTGGGCCATCCTGCACTTGCGGACCCTTGCGAATGCTGCCACCCCTCCTGCCGCCTCGGCCGTCCTCACAGAGACCCAATCGGCTGTCCTCAGGGCCCATGCCAAAACACGTAGATTCTTCCAAGACGGCCGCGCGGCCACCAGCCGTGACGCCCTTTACGCCGTCGCTGCCCTGGGCGGACATCTCAAGCGCAACGGCGCTCCGGGCTGGTTGACGCTTCTTCGGGGCTACAGGACGCTGACCGATCTTGTCCTCGGATGGCAGCTACGAGATGTGTAGAATCTTGAGACCGAAATAGCCTCTTACGCAGATCTATCATGGAAACATGAAATTTCCCAACCGCGCCGTTGCGCTCTGGCTGCCGGTCATGCTCACGGTGCTGATGGGAGGCTGTTCGACGGGAGCCCGCGTCACGACCATCCGTGCTCTCGCGCCGCTTTCCGTGACAGACCCGAACTTGCTCCCCACGACCGCCCCGAACCCGCCTACCTCCGTGGCCCAGGCTGCTGGGAGCTGCTGGAACTCCGTGAGTTGCTGTGTCCAGAATCACCCTCTCACACCGGTGCAGAGCTGCGGGGCTGACCCTCTCAAAGCGGCGGAGATCCTCGAAGCCCTCGGGCAAATTGCAGCCGCCGCACGGGTCTTGGAAGCAGCGGGGCGTCTTCCGAAGTGGAAGAAGGAGTGCATCAACACCTACTACGAGTGCATGAACATGGGCTAGGTCGGAACCTGGAACTGTGTTGACTGTCTCCGGTACTGTGAAGGCCAGCAGGGGAATTGGCCAAAGGATCGATGCTTCCCGCCCGATGAGCAGGGCTAGGTGCGACATGACCGCTGAGCTTGACTGGGAACCCATTCGCGCACTGGGACAACGAATCATCGAGCGCGGTGAACCGCTCGAACTCTCGGACGAGGTACGTACTCTCTTGCAGCGTTCCGCAGAAGAAGTAGCGCTCTCTCCAAAGGACGCGGCGAGCGCTCTACGCAGTGTGCCCACGGCCACAACGCTGCTGGGAGAGATCACGCGCCGCATTGATGAGGGCTCGGACCGTCTCTGCAAGGCTGAAATCCGGGCATCCGACCTCCAGGATGCAGGCGACCTGGAAAGCGCATGCAAGCTGATGGAAGAGGTGCTCGCCATTGAGATCGTTCCGCACTACCGGAGGATAGCCGAGTCCCAGCTTCGCAGGGCGACCCGGCTCAAGTCGGTTGCCTCAAGCGGACAGGCAGATCCGAAGCTCTCTGTCCGTGAACAGATCCCCGTCCTTCTGCACCGCGTCCAGCAAGGGCAGCCTCTGGAACTCACCGAGGGGATGCGCGCCTTCCTTCGCCGGGCCGCCGCTGACGTGGGCATGAGCGAGACCGAGACGGAACCGGCGCTAGCCACTCCTGAGAGTGGCGGGGCGCTTCTCGGGCAGATCATGGGGCGCTTCCGTGATGCCTCAGACCGGCTCAAGAGCGCCATGTACCGAATGACGGAACTCCGGGATGCTGGAGATCTCGAAGGAGCACGCCAGCAGATCCGCAACTGGCTGGCCGTAGAGGTCATCCCGAGGTTCCGCCGTGCCTCCGAGGAGCAGCTAGCGGGCTTGGACGAGCAACCCCCGGCATCGTGATTATTCATCACGGTCAGAAGGGGTGCGAAACGGTCTCTTCAAGTAACCCGCAGAGAGGCCTCGCCAAGAGGATGCGTCCTTGAGTCAAAGAAAAGGATCTCTTCCACGCCAGGAAGCACCTTGGCCGCATCGTGGGGGACTGGAGGATTTAAGGAGCCTCGCAAAAATAAATTGAGCAACTCAGGTATTATAGAAGCATGAAGAACGTTGACGAACTGCGAACAAAGTACGAGG
This genomic window from Stigmatella ashevillena contains:
- a CDS encoding IS4 family transposase, translated to MENSNVVRVMREFEGIELGHKKREQRLERIVAALATKPDASFPQATGNDADLEGLYRLLNNKQVNAAKLLKPHCTQSRERVKSSAEQVVVVAHDTTGFEYAGAGRKGLGRMLRSERGFYGHFSLAVRPDENREPLGILSFIPLVRKGQPKKQTTTAAQRNPAKEYLRWVQGIEQSEKQLAGTKRVIHTADRESDSYEIISKLSQEGWGFVLRLKFNRNILADNEAAKLYDILEQAQGVIEREVPLGFREASKSPATRKLYPPREARLATLAFAARRVRLLRPVALARKTYPDFLDVNVVRVWEPNPPPGEEPIEWKLVTSEHIDAPEQVLRVVDYYRCRWRIEEFNKALKTGCKAEARPLIELGALLNAIAILTPIAWAILHLRTLANAATPPAASAVLTETQSAVLRAHAKTRRFFQDGRAATSRDALYAVAALGGHLKRNGAPGWLTLLRGYRTLTDLVLGWQLRDV
- a CDS encoding DUSAM domain-containing protein, whose product is MTAELDWEPIRALGQRIIERGEPLELSDEVRTLLQRSAEEVALSPKDAASALRSVPTATTLLGEITRRIDEGSDRLCKAEIRASDLQDAGDLESACKLMEEVLAIEIVPHYRRIAESQLRRATRLKSVASSGQADPKLSVREQIPVLLHRVQQGQPLELTEGMRAFLRRAAADVGMSETETEPALATPESGGALLGQIMGRFRDASDRLKSAMYRMTELRDAGDLEGARQQIRNWLAVEVIPRFRRASEEQLAGLDEQPPAS